The Streptomyces sp. NBC_01689 genome includes a window with the following:
- the gltB gene encoding glutamate synthase large subunit produces MRSPRQPSQHSTHGQNWSFMDARPAAQGMYDPRNEHDACGVGFVATLTGEASYALVEQALTVLRNLEHRGATGAEPDSGDGAGILSQVPDAFLREVAGFQLPEAGAYAVGIAFLPGDGTEDAVSRIETIAADEDLTVLGWREVPVAPELLGATARSTMPVFRQIFVADGVSTGIDLDRKAFVLRKRAEREAGVYFPSLSARTIVYKGMLTTGQLEPFFPDLSDRRFASAIALVHSRFSTNTFPSWPLAHPYRFVAHNGEINTVKGNRNWMKARESQLVSDLFGDKGLERIFPVCTPDASDSASFDEVLELLHLGGRSLPHSVLMMIPEAWENHGSMDPARRAFYQFHSTMMEPWDGPACVTFTDGTQVGAVLDRNGLRPGRYWVTDDGLVVLGSEVGVLDIDPARVVRKGRLQPGRMFLVDTAEHRIIEDDEIKAGLAADLPYAEWLEAGEIELSDLPEREHIVHTHASVTRRQQTFGYTEEELRIILAPMAKAGAEPIGSMGTDTPIAALSQRPRLLFDYFTQLFAQVTNPPLDAIREELVTSLRSSLGPQGNILEPTAASCRSVTLPFPVIDNDELAKLIHINADGDMPGMKAATLSGLYRVSGAGDSLAARIDDICVEVDTAIENGARLIVLSDRHSDAEHAPIPSLLLTAAVHHHLIRTKQRTQVGLLVEAGDVREVHHVALLIGFGAAAVNPYLAMESVEDLVRAGTFLQGIEAEQAIRNLIYALGKGVLKVMSKMGISTVASYRGAQVFEAVGLDEEFVARYFSGTATKIGGAGLDVIAKEVAARHAKAYPASGIAPAHRALDIGGEYQWRREGEPHLFDPETVFRLQHSTRSGSYDIFKKYTDRVNEQSERLMTLRGLFGFTSDRPSIPIDEVEPVSEIVKRFSTGAMSYGSISKEAHETLAIAMNQLGGKSNTGEGGEDADRLYDPARRSSIKQVASGRFGVTSEYLVNADDIQIKMAQGAKPGEGGQLPGHKVYPWVAKTRHSTPGVGLISPPPHHDIYSIEDLAQLIHDLKNANPQARIHVKLVSEVGVGTVAAGVSKAHADVVLISGHDGGTGASPLTSLKHAGGPWELGLAETQQTLLLNGLRDRIVVQTDGQLKTGRDVVIAALLGAEEFGFATAPLVVSGCVMMRVCHLDTCPVGIATQNPVLRERFAGKAEYIVNFFKFIAEEVREILAELGFRTVEEAVGHAEHLDVTRAVDHWKAQGLDLSPLFHVPELPEGAVRHRVVAQDHGLEKALDNELIKLAADALAANSQADAQPVRAQVAIRNINRTVGTMLGHEVTKKFGGAGLPEDTIDITFTGSAGQSFGAFLPRGVTLRLEGDANDYVGKGLSGGRIVVRPDRGADHLAEYSTIAGNTIAYGATGGELFLRGRTGERFCVRNSGATVVSEGVGDHGCEYMTGGHAVVLGETGRNFAAGMSGGIAYVVDLDRDNVNAGNLDAVEALDDADRQWLRDVVRRHQEETGSTVAGKLLAEWDTAVDRFSKIIPSTYKAVLAAKDAAERAGLDESEITEKMMEAATNG; encoded by the coding sequence GTTCCTCCGCGAGGTGGCCGGATTCCAGCTGCCCGAGGCCGGCGCCTACGCCGTCGGCATCGCCTTCCTGCCCGGCGACGGCACCGAGGACGCCGTCTCACGGATCGAGACGATCGCCGCCGACGAGGACCTGACCGTCCTCGGCTGGCGCGAGGTGCCCGTCGCCCCCGAGCTCCTCGGCGCCACCGCCCGCTCCACGATGCCCGTCTTCCGCCAGATCTTCGTCGCGGACGGCGTCTCGACCGGCATCGACCTGGACCGCAAGGCGTTCGTGCTGCGCAAGCGCGCCGAACGCGAGGCCGGCGTCTACTTCCCGTCCCTCTCCGCGCGCACCATCGTCTACAAGGGCATGCTGACCACCGGCCAGCTCGAACCCTTCTTCCCGGACCTGTCCGACCGCCGCTTCGCCTCCGCGATCGCGCTCGTGCACTCCCGGTTCTCCACCAACACCTTCCCGAGCTGGCCGCTCGCCCACCCGTACCGCTTCGTCGCGCACAACGGCGAGATCAACACGGTCAAGGGCAACCGCAACTGGATGAAGGCCCGCGAGTCCCAGCTCGTCTCCGACCTGTTCGGCGACAAGGGCCTGGAGCGGATCTTCCCCGTCTGCACGCCGGACGCCTCCGACTCGGCCTCCTTCGACGAGGTCCTCGAACTCCTCCACCTCGGCGGCCGCTCGCTCCCGCACTCCGTGCTGATGATGATCCCGGAGGCCTGGGAGAACCACGGCTCCATGGACCCGGCCCGCCGCGCCTTCTACCAGTTCCACTCCACGATGATGGAACCCTGGGACGGCCCGGCCTGCGTCACCTTCACCGACGGCACCCAGGTCGGCGCGGTCCTCGACCGCAACGGTCTGCGCCCCGGCCGCTACTGGGTCACCGACGACGGCCTCGTCGTCCTCGGCTCCGAGGTCGGCGTCCTCGACATCGACCCCGCCCGGGTCGTCCGCAAGGGCCGCCTGCAGCCCGGCCGCATGTTCCTCGTCGACACCGCCGAGCACCGCATCATCGAGGACGACGAGATCAAGGCCGGCCTCGCCGCCGACCTGCCCTACGCGGAGTGGCTGGAAGCCGGCGAGATCGAGCTCTCCGACCTGCCCGAGCGCGAGCACATCGTGCACACCCACGCCTCGGTCACCCGCCGCCAGCAGACCTTCGGCTACACCGAGGAGGAGCTGCGGATCATCCTCGCGCCGATGGCCAAGGCCGGCGCCGAGCCGATCGGCTCGATGGGCACGGACACGCCGATCGCCGCGCTCTCGCAGCGCCCGCGCCTGCTCTTCGACTACTTCACCCAGCTCTTCGCGCAGGTCACCAACCCGCCGCTGGACGCGATCCGTGAAGAGCTGGTCACCTCCCTGCGCTCCTCCCTCGGTCCGCAGGGCAACATCCTCGAACCGACGGCCGCCTCCTGTCGTAGCGTCACCCTGCCCTTCCCGGTGATCGACAACGACGAGCTGGCCAAGCTCATCCACATCAACGCCGACGGCGACATGCCCGGGATGAAGGCCGCGACCCTCTCCGGCCTCTACCGCGTCTCCGGCGCCGGCGACTCGCTCGCCGCCCGGATCGACGACATCTGCGTCGAGGTCGACACCGCCATCGAGAACGGCGCCCGGCTGATCGTCCTGTCGGACCGTCACTCCGACGCCGAGCACGCGCCGATCCCCTCGCTGCTGCTCACCGCGGCCGTCCACCACCACCTCATCCGCACCAAGCAGCGCACCCAGGTGGGCCTGCTGGTCGAGGCGGGCGACGTCCGCGAGGTCCACCACGTGGCCCTCCTCATCGGCTTCGGCGCCGCGGCGGTCAACCCCTACCTCGCGATGGAGTCGGTCGAGGACCTGGTCCGCGCCGGCACCTTCCTGCAGGGCATCGAGGCCGAGCAGGCCATCCGCAACCTGATCTACGCGCTCGGCAAGGGCGTCCTCAAGGTCATGTCCAAGATGGGCATCTCCACCGTCGCCTCCTACCGCGGCGCCCAGGTCTTCGAGGCCGTCGGACTGGACGAGGAGTTCGTCGCCCGGTACTTCAGCGGCACCGCGACCAAGATCGGCGGCGCCGGACTCGACGTCATCGCCAAGGAGGTCGCCGCCCGGCACGCCAAGGCCTACCCGGCCTCCGGCATCGCGCCCGCCCACCGCGCCCTCGACATAGGCGGCGAGTACCAGTGGCGCCGCGAGGGCGAGCCGCACCTGTTCGACCCGGAGACGGTCTTCCGCCTCCAGCACTCGACGCGCTCCGGCAGCTACGACATCTTCAAGAAGTACACGGACCGGGTGAACGAGCAGTCCGAGCGCCTGATGACGCTCCGCGGCCTGTTCGGCTTCACCTCCGACCGCCCGTCGATCCCGATCGACGAGGTCGAACCCGTCAGCGAGATCGTCAAGCGCTTCTCCACCGGCGCCATGTCGTACGGCTCCATCTCCAAGGAGGCGCACGAGACCCTCGCCATCGCCATGAACCAGCTGGGCGGCAAGTCCAACACCGGTGAGGGCGGCGAGGACGCGGACCGGCTCTACGACCCGGCGCGCCGCTCGTCGATCAAGCAGGTCGCCTCCGGCCGCTTCGGCGTGACCTCGGAGTACCTGGTCAACGCCGACGACATCCAGATCAAGATGGCGCAGGGCGCCAAGCCCGGCGAGGGCGGCCAGCTCCCCGGTCACAAGGTGTACCCCTGGGTCGCCAAGACCCGGCACAGCACCCCCGGCGTCGGCCTGATCTCCCCGCCGCCGCACCACGACATCTACTCCATCGAGGACCTGGCCCAGCTGATCCACGACCTCAAGAACGCCAACCCGCAGGCCCGCATCCACGTGAAGCTGGTCTCCGAGGTCGGCGTCGGCACGGTCGCCGCGGGCGTCTCCAAGGCGCACGCGGACGTGGTCCTCATCTCCGGCCACGACGGAGGCACCGGCGCCTCCCCGCTCACCTCGCTCAAGCACGCGGGCGGCCCCTGGGAGCTCGGTCTCGCCGAGACCCAGCAGACCCTGCTGCTCAACGGCCTGCGCGACCGCATCGTCGTCCAGACCGACGGCCAGCTCAAGACCGGCCGCGACGTCGTCATCGCCGCCCTCCTCGGCGCCGAGGAGTTCGGTTTCGCGACCGCGCCGCTCGTCGTCTCCGGCTGCGTCATGATGCGCGTCTGCCACCTGGACACCTGCCCGGTAGGCATCGCCACCCAGAACCCGGTGCTGCGCGAGCGGTTCGCCGGCAAGGCCGAGTACATCGTGAACTTCTTCAAGTTCATCGCCGAAGAGGTCCGCGAGATCCTCGCCGAGCTCGGCTTCCGCACCGTCGAGGAGGCCGTCGGCCACGCCGAGCACCTCGACGTCACCCGGGCCGTCGACCACTGGAAGGCACAGGGCCTCGACCTGTCCCCGCTCTTCCACGTGCCCGAGCTGCCCGAGGGCGCGGTGCGCCACCGGGTCGTCGCCCAGGACCACGGTCTGGAGAAGGCGCTCGACAACGAGCTGATCAAGCTCGCCGCCGACGCGCTGGCCGCGAACTCCCAGGCCGACGCCCAGCCGGTCCGCGCCCAGGTCGCGATCCGCAACATCAACCGCACGGTCGGCACCATGCTCGGCCACGAGGTGACGAAGAAGTTCGGCGGCGCGGGACTGCCCGAGGACACCATCGACATCACCTTCACGGGGTCGGCGGGCCAGTCCTTCGGCGCCTTCCTCCCGCGCGGAGTCACCCTGCGCCTGGAGGGCGACGCCAACGACTACGTCGGCAAGGGTCTCTCCGGCGGCCGGATCGTCGTCCGCCCCGACCGGGGCGCCGACCACCTCGCCGAGTACTCGACCATCGCGGGCAACACCATCGCGTACGGCGCGACCGGCGGCGAACTCTTCCTGCGCGGCCGCACCGGCGAGCGCTTCTGCGTCCGCAACTCCGGCGCGACGGTCGTCTCCGAGGGCGTGGGCGACCACGGTTGCGAGTACATGACCGGCGGCCACGCCGTCGTCCTCGGCGAGACCGGACGCAACTTCGCGGCCGGCATGTCCGGCGGCATCGCCTACGTCGTCGACCTCGACCGCGACAACGTCAACGCGGGCAACCTGGACGCCGTCGAGGCGCTCGACGACGCCGACCGACAGTGGCTGCGCGACGTGGTGCGCCGCCACCAGGAGGAGACCGGCTCGACGGTCGCCGGGAAGCTCCTGGCCGAGTGGGACACCGCCGTCGACCGCTTCAGCAAGATCATCCCCAGCACGTACAAGGCAGTGCTCGCCGCCAAGGACGCCGCCGAGCGAGCCGGACTCGACGAGTCCGAGATCACCGAGAAGATGATGGAGGCGGCGACCAATGGCTGA
- a CDS encoding glutamate synthase subunit beta, whose protein sequence is MADPKGFLNHGREVATTRPVEERVKDWNEVYVPGSLLPIISKQAGRCMDCGIPFCHNGCPLGNLIPEWNDYAYREDWQAASERLHATNNFPEFTGRLCPAPCESACVLGINQPAVTIKNVEVSIIDKAWDNGDVAPQIPQRLSGKTVAVIGSGPAGLAAAQQLTRAGHTVAVYERADRVGGLLRYGIPEFKMEKRHINRRIEQMRAEGTRFRTGIEIGRDLKATDLRRRYDAVVIAAGATTARDLPVPGRELKGIHQAMEYLPLANKVQEGDYVAPPITAEGKHVVVIGGGDTGADCVGTAHRQGAASVTQLEIMPRPGEERNPGQPWPTFPMLYKVTSAHEEGGDRVYSVSTTHFEGDEDGNVQWLHLAEVEFVDGRLNQKPGTERRIPAQLVTLAMGFTGTDVENGVVAQFGLELDARGNIARDADFATNVPGVYVAGDAGRGQSLIVWAIAEGRSAARGVDRFLTGASGLPAPIRPTDRSLMV, encoded by the coding sequence ATGGCTGATCCCAAGGGCTTCCTGAACCACGGCCGCGAGGTCGCCACGACCCGCCCCGTCGAGGAACGCGTCAAGGACTGGAACGAGGTCTACGTCCCGGGCTCGCTCCTCCCGATCATCTCCAAGCAGGCCGGCCGCTGCATGGACTGCGGCATCCCGTTCTGCCACAACGGCTGTCCGCTGGGGAACCTGATCCCCGAGTGGAACGACTACGCCTACCGCGAGGACTGGCAGGCCGCGTCCGAGCGTCTGCACGCCACGAACAACTTCCCGGAGTTCACGGGCCGGCTGTGCCCCGCCCCGTGCGAGTCGGCGTGCGTGCTCGGCATCAACCAGCCCGCCGTGACCATCAAGAACGTCGAGGTCTCGATCATCGACAAGGCGTGGGACAACGGGGACGTCGCCCCGCAGATCCCCCAGCGCCTGTCGGGCAAGACCGTCGCGGTCATCGGCTCGGGCCCCGCGGGCCTGGCCGCCGCCCAGCAGCTGACCCGGGCCGGCCACACCGTCGCCGTGTACGAGCGTGCCGACCGCGTCGGCGGCCTGCTGCGCTACGGCATCCCCGAGTTCAAGATGGAGAAGCGGCACATCAACCGCCGTATCGAGCAGATGCGCGCGGAGGGCACCCGCTTCCGCACCGGCATCGAGATCGGCCGCGACCTCAAGGCGACCGACCTGCGCAGGCGGTACGACGCCGTGGTCATCGCCGCCGGTGCCACGACGGCGCGCGACCTCCCGGTCCCCGGCCGTGAACTCAAGGGCATCCACCAGGCCATGGAGTACCTGCCGCTGGCCAACAAGGTCCAGGAGGGCGACTACGTGGCGCCCCCGATCACGGCCGAGGGCAAGCACGTCGTCGTCATCGGCGGCGGCGACACCGGCGCGGACTGCGTGGGCACCGCCCACCGCCAGGGCGCGGCGTCGGTCACGCAGCTGGAGATCATGCCCCGCCCCGGCGAGGAGCGGAACCCCGGCCAGCCCTGGCCGACGTTCCCCATGCTCTACAAGGTGACCTCCGCGCACGAGGAGGGCGGCGACCGCGTCTACTCGGTCTCCACCACCCACTTCGAGGGCGACGAGGACGGCAACGTCCAGTGGCTGCACCTCGCCGAGGTCGAGTTCGTCGACGGCCGGCTCAACCAGAAGCCCGGCACCGAGCGCCGGATCCCCGCCCAACTGGTCACCCTGGCCATGGGGTTCACCGGCACCGACGTCGAGAACGGCGTGGTCGCCCAGTTCGGCCTGGAGCTCGACGCCCGCGGCAACATCGCCCGCGACGCCGACTTCGCGACCAACGTGCCCGGCGTGTACGTCGCCGGTGACGCGGGCCGCGGCCAGTCCCTGATCGTGTGGGCCATCGCGGAGGGCCGCTCGGCCGCCCGCGGGGTCGACCGCTTCCTGACGGGCGCCAGCGGACTGCCGGCCCCGATCCGTCCCACGGACCGCTCCCTGATGGTCTGA
- a CDS encoding chitosanase, whose translation MKRARLLLLAVLPLTAAALWFAVPGFLGADEAAGSPGREATRRTEGPGLAAPDRKELAQELVASAENSTLNWRGAYGYIEDIGDGQGYTAGLIGFCTGTHDLLSLVERYTRDHPGNGLARYLPALRRVDGTDSHAGLDPGFPEAWREEAKAAAFREAQDAERDRVYFDPAVHRAELDGLGTLGQFIYYDAMVMHGPGNGPDGFYGLRRRALAEADTPAEGGSETVWLDIFLDVRRAAMKRERAHHDTSRIDTAQRTFLDDGNLGLDTPLEWKVYGETYRVAR comes from the coding sequence ATGAAACGCGCACGCCTCCTTCTCCTCGCGGTCCTCCCCCTGACCGCGGCGGCGCTCTGGTTCGCCGTCCCGGGGTTCCTCGGCGCGGACGAGGCGGCCGGGTCCCCGGGCCGGGAGGCCACCCGGCGCACGGAAGGCCCCGGCCTCGCCGCGCCGGACAGGAAGGAGCTGGCCCAGGAGCTCGTGGCGAGCGCCGAGAACTCCACGCTGAACTGGCGCGGCGCGTACGGCTACATCGAGGACATCGGCGACGGCCAGGGGTACACGGCGGGGCTCATCGGCTTCTGCACCGGCACCCACGATCTGCTCTCGCTGGTCGAGCGCTACACGAGGGACCACCCGGGCAACGGCCTGGCCCGCTATCTGCCCGCGCTGCGCCGGGTCGACGGCACCGACTCCCACGCGGGGCTCGACCCGGGGTTCCCGGAGGCCTGGCGCGAGGAGGCGAAGGCGGCCGCCTTCCGCGAGGCCCAGGACGCGGAGCGCGACCGTGTCTACTTCGACCCCGCCGTCCACCGTGCCGAGCTCGACGGCCTCGGCACACTGGGGCAGTTCATCTACTACGACGCCATGGTGATGCACGGCCCCGGCAACGGCCCCGACGGCTTCTACGGGCTGCGCCGGCGCGCCCTGGCCGAGGCCGACACCCCCGCCGAGGGCGGCTCCGAGACGGTCTGGCTCGACATCTTCCTGGACGTCCGCCGCGCCGCGATGAAGCGGGAGCGCGCCCACCACGACACGTCCCGCATCGACACGGCCCAGCGGACGTTCCTCGACGACGGCAACCTCGGCCTGGACACACCGCTGGAATGGAAGGTGTACGGGGAGACGTACCGGGTCGCGCGGTAG
- a CDS encoding rhomboid family intramembrane serine protease: MESESAASTPPVTSAGPAGPPATTCYRHPKVESYVRCTRCDRYICPACMREAAVGHQCVECVKEGARSVRQARTAFGGRITAVPVVTYVLIALNVLAYVGEVVRPAVVDRFAMLGARLVAPDGGHYLWQSPHPAVLRPEGVAGGEWYRMLTGAFLHLPPTEGTFGITHLVMNMLVLWNLGRMVEVQLGRVRYVALYLLSALGGSVLVLLAAPDDLTLGASGAIFGLGAAYWVMGRRLGADMNGVNRFMAGLLLWMLISAALTSWEAHLGGLLAGGVVTLAYAYAPRDGRRALVQGAACAGLLVLLVGLAVAKTVALRNGAA, encoded by the coding sequence GTGGAATCCGAGTCCGCCGCGTCCACCCCACCCGTCACGTCGGCCGGGCCCGCCGGGCCGCCCGCCACCACCTGCTACCGCCACCCCAAGGTGGAGTCGTACGTGCGCTGCACCCGGTGCGACCGCTACATCTGCCCCGCCTGTATGCGCGAGGCGGCCGTCGGCCACCAGTGCGTGGAGTGCGTGAAGGAGGGCGCCCGGTCCGTCCGGCAGGCCCGCACCGCGTTCGGCGGACGCATCACGGCGGTGCCCGTGGTCACGTACGTCCTGATCGCGCTGAACGTACTGGCGTACGTGGGCGAGGTGGTGCGCCCGGCGGTCGTCGACCGCTTCGCGATGCTGGGCGCGAGGCTGGTCGCACCGGACGGCGGGCACTACCTCTGGCAGTCACCGCACCCCGCGGTCCTCCGGCCGGAGGGCGTGGCCGGCGGGGAGTGGTACCGGATGCTGACCGGCGCGTTCCTCCATCTCCCGCCCACCGAGGGCACGTTCGGGATCACGCACCTCGTGATGAACATGCTCGTGCTGTGGAATCTGGGCCGGATGGTGGAGGTCCAGCTCGGCAGGGTCCGGTACGTCGCCCTGTACCTGCTGTCGGCGCTCGGCGGGTCCGTCCTGGTACTGCTGGCCGCGCCGGACGACCTCACGCTGGGCGCGTCGGGCGCGATCTTCGGACTGGGCGCCGCGTACTGGGTCATGGGCCGCCGACTGGGCGCGGACATGAACGGCGTCAACCGGTTCATGGCGGGCCTGCTGCTGTGGATGCTGATCTCGGCGGCCCTCACCTCCTGGGAGGCGCATCTCGGCGGGCTGCTGGCCGGCGGTGTGGTCACCCTCGCCTACGCCTACGCGCCCCGAGACGGGCGGCGCGCCCTGGTCCAAGGCGCCGCCTGCGCGGGCCTGTTGGTGCTGCTGGTCGGGCTGGCCGTCGCGAAGACCGTCGCACTGCGGAACGGAGCGGCCTGA
- a CDS encoding vWA domain-containing protein — translation MPGISLSKVEETAPALVSLYKSAGVSLARHGLEGQRAAVYLVVDHSGSMKPYYRDGSVQALADRVLGLSAHLDDDGTVPVVFFSTDIDAVTDIALGDHQGRVERIVAGLGHMGRTSYHLAMDAVIDHYLDSGSADPALVVFQTDGGPVNKLAAERYLCKAARLPLFWQFIGFGDPDSKQFDFLRRLDELAVPQRRVVDNAGFFHAGSDPQELGDEELYGRIVGEFPQWLAAARTRGIVR, via the coding sequence GTGCCCGGGATCAGCCTCAGCAAGGTGGAGGAGACCGCGCCCGCGCTGGTCAGTCTGTACAAGAGCGCCGGTGTCTCCCTCGCCCGGCACGGGCTGGAGGGGCAACGGGCCGCCGTGTACCTGGTGGTCGACCACTCCGGGTCGATGAAGCCGTACTACCGCGACGGCAGTGTGCAGGCGCTCGCGGACCGGGTGCTCGGCCTGTCGGCGCATCTCGACGACGACGGCACGGTCCCGGTGGTCTTCTTCTCCACGGACATCGACGCGGTCACCGACATCGCCCTCGGTGACCACCAGGGGCGGGTGGAGCGGATCGTCGCCGGACTCGGGCACATGGGCAGGACCAGTTACCACCTGGCCATGGACGCGGTCATCGACCACTACCTCGACAGCGGCTCCGCGGACCCCGCGCTCGTGGTCTTCCAGACCGACGGCGGACCGGTCAACAAGCTCGCCGCCGAACGGTACTTGTGCAAGGCGGCGAGACTTCCGCTGTTCTGGCAGTTCATAGGGTTCGGTGACCCGGACAGCAAGCAGTTCGACTTCCTGCGCAGACTCGACGAGCTGGCCGTCCCGCAGCGGCGCGTGGTCGACAACGCCGGTTTCTTCCACGCCGGTTCGGATCCTCAGGAGCTGGGCGACGAGGAGCTCTACGGCCGGATCGTCGGCGAGTTCCCGCAGTGGCTGGCGGCGGCGCGGACGCGGGGGATCGTGCGATGA
- a CDS encoding HutD/Ves family protein, translating into MTVRSLTAAGRVAVPWKNGGGVTREIVAGPEGAGTDGFRWRVSLADVGADGPFSSFAGVDRTLTMVEGEGMDLTVDGEHRRVDRLFVPWSFPGDLPTDCRLLGGPVVNLNVMWRRDGGANPVVTVAPGGTAVTVPAGPEVLIVALDGAAEVAGLTLARYDAALLSGEDAVLRPAGRAAVVRFTGAPGPGSAPTGR; encoded by the coding sequence ATGACCGTACGGTCGCTGACCGCCGCCGGGCGCGTCGCGGTGCCCTGGAAGAACGGCGGCGGGGTGACGCGGGAGATCGTCGCGGGGCCCGAGGGGGCCGGTACGGACGGCTTCCGGTGGCGGGTGAGTCTCGCCGACGTCGGCGCAGACGGGCCGTTCTCGTCGTTCGCCGGGGTGGACCGGACCCTCACCATGGTCGAGGGCGAGGGGATGGATCTGACCGTGGACGGCGAACACCGGCGGGTCGACAGGCTGTTCGTGCCGTGGTCCTTCCCCGGCGACCTGCCCACCGACTGCCGGCTGCTCGGGGGCCCGGTCGTGAATCTGAACGTCATGTGGCGCAGGGACGGCGGGGCGAACCCGGTCGTCACGGTCGCGCCGGGGGGTACGGCCGTCACCGTGCCCGCGGGCCCGGAGGTGCTGATCGTCGCGCTCGACGGAGCCGCAGAGGTGGCCGGGCTGACCCTGGCCCGGTACGACGCGGCGCTGCTGAGCGGTGAGGACGCCGTGCTGCGGCCGGCCGGCCGCGCGGCCGTCGTCCGGTTCACCGGAGCACCGGGCCCGGGCTCGGCACCGACCGGGCGGTGA
- a CDS encoding acyl-CoA dehydrogenase, with product MRLLLDTEQRAFADSLDAMLTAADTPSAVREWSRGAPARGRALWSRVAGAGVFALAVPPAHTGVGPLPVELAVAFVELGRHAVPGPLAETVAAAALLAELADPGPAGRLLPALVAGEASATLALDGAYAPDGDTAAVRLALTAGELRLAPGHGPVRGCLDPARRLTPLTAGGELLCCAPPVEHAVTWARLATAAQALGVGLALLDRTVAHVRRRTQFGVPVGSFQAVKHRLADARTALDFARPLLFGAALTMAPADVAAAKVTACEAAYATARTALQLHGAIGYTAEYDLSLWLTRARVLRTAWGGPAACRTAVLEGRAARM from the coding sequence ATGCGCCTCCTCCTCGACACCGAACAGCGCGCGTTCGCGGACTCCCTCGACGCGATGCTGACGGCCGCGGACACGCCGTCGGCCGTACGCGAGTGGAGCCGGGGCGCGCCCGCCCGCGGCCGAGCGCTGTGGTCCCGGGTGGCCGGGGCGGGCGTGTTCGCGCTGGCGGTACCGCCCGCCCACACGGGGGTGGGTCCGCTCCCGGTGGAACTGGCCGTGGCCTTCGTCGAGCTGGGGCGGCACGCGGTTCCGGGACCGCTGGCCGAGACGGTCGCGGCGGCGGCGCTGCTGGCGGAGCTGGCGGACCCCGGCCCCGCCGGACGGCTGCTTCCGGCACTGGTCGCGGGCGAGGCGTCGGCGACCCTGGCCCTCGACGGTGCGTACGCGCCGGACGGCGACACGGCGGCCGTCCGTCTCGCCCTGACGGCCGGCGAACTGCGGCTGGCCCCCGGTCACGGGCCGGTCCGCGGCTGTCTGGACCCGGCCCGCCGCCTCACCCCGCTGACCGCGGGCGGTGAACTCCTGTGCTGCGCGCCTCCCGTGGAGCACGCCGTCACCTGGGCCCGGCTCGCCACCGCGGCCCAGGCCCTCGGCGTGGGTCTCGCGCTCCTCGACCGGACGGTCGCCCACGTCCGGCGCCGCACCCAGTTCGGGGTCCCCGTCGGTTCCTTCCAGGCCGTCAAGCACCGGCTCGCCGACGCGAGGACCGCCCTGGACTTCGCGCGCCCGCTGCTCTTCGGGGCCGCCCTGACCATGGCCCCGGCCGACGTCGCCGCGGCCAAGGTCACCGCCTGCGAGGCCGCGTACGCCACCGCGCGCACCGCACTGCAGCTGCACGGCGCGATCGGCTACACGGCGGAGTACGACCTGTCCCTGTGGCTGACCAGGGCCCGCGTCCTGCGCACCGCCTGGGGCGGCCCGGCCGCGTGCCGGACGGCCGTCCTCGAGGGCCGCGCCGCCCGCATGTGA